From one Lycium ferocissimum isolate CSIRO_LF1 chromosome 7, AGI_CSIRO_Lferr_CH_V1, whole genome shotgun sequence genomic stretch:
- the LOC132064952 gene encoding pentatricopeptide repeat-containing protein At2g15630, mitochondrial codes for MRSVEALKSSKLSSISLPHFSTLTLSKSKTSSCPTIPTTAQVLQESVTSSQWHFIKHLTGKLNPTLISSTLPNLRSSPDKILTFIENVNPNCLDITSYSLAISILSRLPSPKQATHLLKQVINARIASNNEIFDGLLSARGKLEIKSSIVLDLLVRAYCELKKGDDALKCFYLMRQKGILPKVETCNDLLSLFLKLNRTHLAWIVYAEMFRMKINSTVCTFNIMINVLCREGKLKKAKEFIEYMQCLGVKPNLISYNTVIHGYCLKGDFEGANKIFETMIGKGIEPDSYTFNSLIRGLAKEGRENEVSSLLEKMNSFGLIPTAVTYNTLIDSCCNRGDLEKAFFYRDEMVKIGIVPSVATYNLLIHALFLDGRMTETDDLVKDMSEKRVLPDGITYNILINGYCREGNAKKAFKFYDEMLSRGLQPTVVTYTSLIKVLGKRNRMKEADDLVVELLRKGIFPDRIMFNAFIDGHCANGNVERAFDILKEMDKMNVQPDEVTYNTLMQGYCTEGKIEEAVNLLEEMNGRGIKPDHISYNTLISGYSRRGDMDDAFKVRDDMLRAGFNPTLLTYNALIQGLCKKQEGVLAEELLKEMVSKGITPDDSTYLALIEGIGDVDSFLGRKDPS; via the coding sequence ATGAGAAGTGTGGAAGCTCTCAAAAGCTCCAAGCTTTCTTCAATCTCACTCCCTCATTTCTCTACACTCACTCTCTCCAAATCCAAAACTTCCTCTTGTCCTACAATTCCCACTACAGCCCAAGTCCTCCAAGAATCAGTCACTTCTTCTCAGtggcatttcatcaaacaccttACAGGCAAACTAAACCCCACCTTAATCTCATCCACTCTTCCAAACCTCCGTTCATCTCCAGACAAAATACTCACTTTCATTGAAAATGTCAACCCCAATTGCTTAGACATTACCAGTTATTCGCTTGCCATTTCCATACTCTCTCGTCTCCCTTCACCTAAACAAGCCACACATCTTCTCAAACAAGTGATCAATGCTCGTATCGCGTCGAACAATGAGATTTTCGATGGGCTTTTGAGTGCtcgtggaaagttggaaataaagAGTTCAATTGTGTTGGATTTGCTTGTAAGGGCTTATTGTGAGTTAAAGAAAGGCGACGACGCGTTAAAGTGTTTTTATTTGATGAGACAGAAGGGAATTCTGCCAAAGGTTGAGACTTGTAATGATTTGTTGagtctttttttgaaattgaataGGACCCATTTGGCCTGGATTGTGTATGCTGAGATGTTTAGGATGAAGATTAATTCAACTGTATGTACGTTTAATATAATGATAAATGTTTTGTGTAGAGAAGGAAAGTTGAAGAAAGCAAAGGAGTTCATTGAATATATGCAGTGTTTGGGAGTTAAGCCGAATTTAATATCGTATAATACTGTGATTCATGGTTATTGTTTGAAGGGGGATTTTGAAGGAGCTAATAAGATTTTTGAGACAATGATAGGAAAAGGAATTGAGCCTGATTCGTATACGTTTAATTCGTTAATTAGAGGGTTGGCGAAGGAAGGGAGGGAAAATGAGGTATCTTCCTTGTTAGAGAAAATGAATTCGTTCGGGTTGATCCCTACAGCTGTGACTTACAATACTCTGATAGATTCATGCTGCAATAGAGGGGATCTAGAAAAGGCGTTCTTTTATAGGGATGAGATGGTTAAGATTGGCATTGTGCCAAGTGTTGCTACCTATAACTTGTTGATCCATGCATTGTTTCTTGATGGAAGAATGACGGAAACTGATGATTTGGTGAAAGATATGTCGGAGAAGAGAGTACTTCCTGATGGTATTACATATAACATATTGATCAATGGCTATTGCAGGGAGGGAAATGCAAAGAAGGCATTTAAGTTCTATGATGAAATGTTGAGTAGGGGTCTTCAACCAACGGTTGTCACTTATACATCACTTATCAAAGTCTTGGGCAAAAGGAATAGGATGAAAGAGGCAGatgatttggttgttgaattattgCGGAAAGGGATATTTCCAGATCGAATTATGTTCAATGCATTTATTGATGGTCACTGTGCCAATGGTAACGTCGAGCGTGCTTTTGATATATTGAAGGAGATGGATAAAATGAATGTTCAGCCTGATGAAGTTACCTATAATACTCTAATGCAAGGGTACTGTACAGAGGGTAAAATTGAAGAAGCTGTTAATCTTCTTGAAGAGATGAACGGAAGAGGAATTAAACCTGATCATATCAGCTATAACACTCTAATCAGTGGGTATAGTAGGAGAGGTGACATGGATGATGCATTCAAAGTTCGTGATGACATGTTACGTGCAGGTTTTAACCCCACTCTTCTCACTTACAATGCTCTCATACAAGGTTTATGCAAAAAGCAGGAAGGTGTACTTGCTGAGGAACTTCTCAAAGAGATGGTTAGTAAAGGTATTACACCTGATGATAGCACTTATCTTGCTTTGATTGAAGGGATTGGTGATGTTGACAGTTTCTTGGGAAGAAAAGACCCATCATAA
- the LOC132064954 gene encoding uncharacterized protein LOC132064954, translating into MATMTTFSAATISSPAIIGTGGKSSQKRTKVKYISGLNSFGGLKANNYVASLGLPVCTEQSFAKIVSSLKTGPSQAKGGALSASCNAALEIFRIASVINGLVLVGVAVGFVLLRIEASVEEAE; encoded by the coding sequence ATGGCAACAATGACAACATTCTCTGCAGCAACAATAAGTTCACCAGCCATTATAGGCACAGGGGGGAAATCTTCCCAGAAAAGAACCAAAGTGAAGTACATTAGTGGATTGAACTCATTTGGAGGCCTAAAGGCAAATAACTATGTTGCCTCATTAGGCCTCCCTGTTTGCACTGAACAATCTTTTGCAAAGATTGTTAGCTCATTGAAAACTGGACCATCACAAGCTAAAGGTGGAGCTTTGTCTGCTTCTTGCAATGCTGCTCTTGAGATTTTCAGGATTGCTTCCGTTATTAATGGCTTGGTTCTTGTTGGAGTTGCTGTTGGATTCGTACTTCTCCGAATTGAAGCTAGTGTTGAAGAAGCTGAATGA
- the LOC132064953 gene encoding uncharacterized protein LOC132064953, which produces MTRFSSRGRCSYHLLICSLVGFFILLHFSSLGSYKGIQGVQIQVEYEELEQIQIPQPRGSQSSEANMLIDEFLDKSSKLRHNFFPDKRTSIDPRKNTKDDSFYYYPGRIWLDTDGHPIQAHGGGILYDERSRMYYWYGEYKNGPTYRAPGKNVARVDVIGVGCYSSKDLWTWKNEGIVLAADEHNEAHDLHKSKVLERPKVIHNEKTGKYVMWMHIDDANYTKASVGIAISNSPTGPFRYLYSKRPHDFESRDMTLFKDDDGKAYVIYSSVHNRELHIGLLDQDYVDVTNVMSRVLVGQYREAPALFKHRGTYYMITSGCSGWAPNEALAHVAESIMGPWETIGNPCIGANKVFRVTTFFAQSTYVLPISPGSFIFMADRWNPDDLRESRYIWLPLTVEEIAGCQRPRVSIFWHKRWDLPKSQT; this is translated from the coding sequence ATGACTAGATTTTCCTCAAGAGGCAGATGCTCATACCATTTGTTAATTTGTAGCTTGGTGGGGTTCTTTATTTTGCTCCATTTCTCATCTTTGGGTAGTTACAAAGGTATTCAAGGAGTGCAGATCCAAGTAGAATATGAAGAGTTGGAGCAGATCCAAATACCTCAGCCAAGAGGAAGCCAATCCTCAGAAGCCAACATGCTAATTGATGAATTTCTTGATAAGTCTTCTAAACTCAGGCACAATTTCTTTCCTGACAAGAGAACTAGTATAGACCCTAGAAAGAATACTAAAGATGACAGCTTTTACTATTACCCTGGGAGAATTTGGCTAGATACTGATGGACACCCCATTCAAGCTCATGGTGGTGGAATTCTTTATGATGAAAGATCAAGAATGTACTATTGGTATGGCGAGTACAAGAATGGTCCTACTTATCGAGCTCCTGGCAAAAATGTAGCTCGGGTAGACGTCATTGGAGTTGGGTGCTACTCTTCTAAGGATTTGTGGACTTGGAAGAACGAGGGCATTGTACTAGCCGCTGATGAACATAATGAGGCTCATGACCTTCATAAGTCTAAAGTGTTAGAGAGGCCTAAAGTGATCCATAATGAGAAGACAGGTAAATATGTAATGTGGATGCACATTGATGATGCAAATTATACTAAAGCGTCCGTTGGCATTGCTATAAGCAATTCCCCTACTGGTCCTTTTCGATATCTATATAGTAAAAGGCCTCATGATTTTGAAAGCAGGGATATGACTTTGTTCAAAGATGATGATGGGAAGGCATATGTAATCTACTCTTCCGTTCACAACAGAGAGCTTCATATTGGTCTCCTTGATCAAGATTATGTGGATGTTACTAATGTTATGTCAAGGGTTCTAGTGGGGCAGTACAGGGAGGCCCCGGCTTTGTTCAAGCATCGGGGAACTTACTACATGATCACATCAGGGTGCAGTGGTTGGGCACCAAATGAGGCACTGGCTCATGTGGCTGAATCAATTATGGGACCATGGGAGACTATAGGCAACCCATGTATAGGTGCAAACAAAGTTTTTCGAGTCACCACATTCTTTGCTCAGAGCACATACGTGCTCCCCATTTCTCCtggttcatttattttcatggCAGATCGCTGGAATCCAGATGATTTGCGTGAGTCCAGATATATATGGCTTCCTTTAACTGTCGAGGAAATAGCTGGCTGTCAACGACCAAGAGTATCTATCTTTTGGCATAAAAGATGGGATCTTCCCAAAAGCCAAACTTAG
- the LOC132064956 gene encoding diphthamide biosynthesis protein 3 — MSYDDVEIEDMEWNNELQAFTYPCPCGDLFQITKEELKIGEEIARCPSCSLYITVIYNLEDFLGESKKHVEPSKQQPVAVA, encoded by the coding sequence ATGTCGTACGATGACGTGGAGATTGAGGACATGGAGTGGAACAATGAGCTTCAAGCTTTCACATATCCTTGTCCATGCGGTGACTTGTTTCAGATCACAAAGGAAGAGTTGAAGATTGGTGAAGAAATCGCTCGATGCCCTAGTTGTTCCCTTTATATTACTGTTATTTATAATCTCGAAGATTTCCTCGGAGAATCCAAGAAACATGTTGAGCCTTCGAAACAACAGCCTGTTGCTGTCGCTTGA